Within Trichoderma atroviride chromosome 2, complete sequence, the genomic segment TGAGTTAGCTGCCATACCTTCTTCCCTCGATACCTCCCCAACTGAGCGCTCTGTGGCACTCCCGACGTATCAAAGACTTCATCGAGGTGGGAACTCGTCTTATCTGAAGTTTAATCGGCCGCATTGGTCAGGGAAAGATAGGCAGTCCAGGCGATACCAACTGTCGAGACAAATGGCTAATTGACAACGTTAGCTGCATGGACAGAAATTATAGTTTGGATATCAAAACTCACGAGCTGGAACTGCACGGGCATCAAGCGGAAGTTGATAACCTGCACTGCGGGCCAAAGAACATAGTTGGCCTTGAGCGTAGGGACATACATGTCTCGTAGCTTATGAGCGACTCCGCGGCGACCACCTCCCTCAGCCAGAGTTATGGCCGTAAAGAAGACGCCGACACCGAATGGCGCGAAGATGAGCTGGTCAAAGGCAACTCGCTTCATGGCAGGCCCAAATGCACTTGTCTTGGTAATGGGGAAGACTGATGAGAGAAACTTGAACCATCTGAATTGAACTGGAGCCATGCAGAAACCATAGGCCATGAATCTTGTAAGTCGCTCAAAGTCGAACGGCGGAGGCAGACTCTTGGAGTCGGGAATGAGCTCGCGGTCTGAAAACGGATTCTTTTCATCCAGCTCGTGTATCTCAATTGCAATGTTATCGTCCTTGGTGATGCCGCCTGGCTTTCTGAGGGCCCGCTGGCGCACAGAGGTGATGGTTTGCGCGACGGTATCGGCGATGCCACCAAGGATGGCATTGGTGACCATCATGGTCATGACTGCGGATGCGGATCTTTGAGTTAGCAATCACGTATAATTAGAAGACGACAAGTGTAGAATGATCAACCGTGGGGACGTACGAGGTCGTGCTTCATAGTACGCATTGAAACGCGCCGTCAGCCGGGCAACGAATGCCATTTCGataatgaagatgatggtgtggagaagaggctgttGAGAAGTGAAAGCAATCAGTCAGTCAGTTAGCGAGTCTATGCAAAAGGAGGGCAACGGCCTTCTGGGCGGTGGTGTTGTAGAGCGAATGGGGTAGGGAGAGTGTGAGGCTGCGAACATGAATCGCTAGCTCAAGGGAACGAACGAATGCATCCGCGGCGCAAAACTCCAGAAATGTCTCGTTGCGTGTAGCGGCGCACGTACCAAACGTCCATAGATGAACTTGCTGTTGACGGCTCGGAAAAAGCGTCGTCGGTTGAGCTCccaggccatgatggcggacTCAAGATGCTGATGCTATTTATTGGAGCGGCGTCGATGACGGCGTTATCGCAGCGAAGGGAGCCCCTGCCGAGTGGATCTGGAGCAgagacgatgacgacagcGGGCCTGCGATGCGCCAACGGAAACGCTCCGAGCGGCCTGTGACACGGTTTGGAGATCCGCTGGCAGGAAGCCAAGGCGATTGACTGCTTGGTTCACTGTCGGGTCGTCGTTCAGGGACTGTGCTCAGAGTAAGAGACgaggcaaaggagaagaaccaGGGCAAGGACAGATGCTGCTGAGGGAGGATtgaaaggataaaaaaattacGGCGGTGCGGAGAGGCCGTGGAATGGCGCAGGCGATTCTGTTTCGTGTCTCGTGCTTCTTCCCCACGTTTGCGCCTCGTAATACACACGCCACGCATCAGCGGTACTCTGTACTCGGTCTACTGCGCAGTGGCCCTGTTGAAATCCAGTACCAACAACCACGTTGCGGCGCTGGCCCTAACACTAGTACTAATTTCCTCATCCCTCAGGACTTCAGTCTTGAGACtatttctccatctcttccttgcGTCCCACGTATGATGAGAACAAGCAACAGACTTTTCCTTGGTCGAGAGATACGGCAGTCAGATACATCTTTGTCATACGTGGCGTCCCCTTTGAAAGTCTGACGCTGCTGAAACCAGAAAAAGCCGCGCGCCCAGCTTAGAGATCTGCAGATCACCGTAGTAATCCGGACTGGTTTCGTATTTGATCTTGAGCCAACCAAAGAGCAGTATTACGTACTAAAGATCATTTTCTAGTCCATTCCTGTCTTGCCAAGTCATGATAACAACAATAGGCCCCTTACAAGCAGTGTTATGCAACGCCAGGACTGTATCGTACTATCACCATCTTTGCTCTAAGCCAGCTAGCCAATCAAATCATtctataaatattatattatgTGGATGTAGCTGTGCACTTCATATATGCCTATATTAGTTTATTGTCTTaggcttatatatataattttagcAACAACTATCTTCGTGTGCCTGGCTGTCTATCTGCACCTCTCGCATGAATCAGCAGCTCAGGCAGCCACATGGTTACAGTATCcgtataataataaaaaatgtATCAAAGCTGAGCAGCTATCGTCACAATGGCTCCCATATTCAAGATTTCTGCTAGTAAGTTAGTCAATGGTTTTTTTGGAGATTACCCCAGATTCTCCATATTCTCCATACCTGCTCCAATAAACTCCACGCTCGTGGTGTCTAAAGTATTTTGCGCAGTCAGGCCGATACTTTCTTTATACAAGAAAAGCGTTTTCAAAGTACCAGAAAGCGAAAGCATGCCTTATAACTTTATTCTTTGTAGCAATCCTCGAATGACATATGCCCATATTTCGCATGCTCATCCAACTCGACGTGACTTCGTCATCTTTAAAATCCCCACAAGGCTAGAAGACACAATATATACTGATCTATCTCAAATGTCATAGAGTGACTGGTGTTAAATCTCGATTTATCACAAACTGTATCAATAAGAAGATGCATATATGATCAAATATTCCGATATATTGTCCCACTGCCTAGGTTCGGAGTCCTGCTATGAACCAAGCCTCCTTCTCGAGACGTGGTATATCAAGCTCAACGCTggtaaagaaaaaattgtATTTGCTTGCTCACTTCTAGAGCTATGAGCACTGACACCCTAAGGAGACTTTCCAAAAGcatttattttaaatatgGCGCTTCCAGAGGTTCTGATATGGTCTCGCTCATCTAGACACATGTGCTTACCAAGAGTGGCATGGACAGTTCAGTCTGTAAGCTCATAACAATTGGAATAGCTGACTTCAGCATATTTAAGCAAGTGATATGCTGACATATGGAGCATTTACAGATGCCCGTACTATGTCTCTTCTAGCCTCCCGTTGCTGTTCCCCTTTCTAAGGTACCAGTCCTGTACCAAATCGCCAGCTATTACACTTTTATGTACGGGTTGAATCCAGACGCTTGGCTTCATCAACTTAATACTTCACCTCAATATTGCAATCGCTCTTTTCATGATCCCTACTGGCAAAGTCTTCACTCAGTAGATGGACAATGTCAAAACGCCTCTCGCTtcctttgccatggctgcagcccGTCTTGCTTTCAGCGTGATATTATTCGACAAATGCATTGTAAGTGCTCGTTAGTAGGGGTATTATAGAGTATACGCAATGTCAGATAGGATAGATCTATTAGGCACGAGGGATGGATGCCTCCAAGAGCATCTACAGTGAGGGCACTTTCCCTGGtaagaaaagggagaagaaaaataaaaggtaATTGAACAACAATCCCCTTTTCTTTATATCTGCAAAAAATATGTCTCATTGTTAAGCCTGATACTCCTGAAACTGAAAGGGATGCCATTCGCTGCATAAGCTACCGCGTTCACGATATTTCGGGCCGTTAGAAAGAGGAATGAAACGGCATGCGTTGTACTATATTTGAAGAATTCTTCTGCATAACATCATTAGAAATGGAATAGCCCTCGGTTGAATAACAGAATTCCGTCAACTATTACCAGTTTCACTAAGGTCCAAGTCCTACGGAAGGCTTTTACTGCTTATCTTTCATGCATTTATAATATCGCCTACGATGCACCTCttttccccccctcttttcccttttctattttttgtGTAAAATGTTAAACACAACGTCATTCTCAGTCCAGAGTAAGAATAATAATCAACTTTTACTACCTCCAATGCCAAATATCCTTACAATTACATGTACACTGGAGTAAAGCCAGATATACTATAGCACGTTCCTCTCTTCCACTCCAGTTAACTAGAATCCAATCAAATTACATATGAGTCATGGGAATGGTGGTTTGGCAGTAGGATGGTTGAAAAGATGCATCAATGGCGTAGCGTAATAACACCAAAGGTGATCAACCCTGAATGAGCATGTCTCGCTCCAGTTTCAGCACCAGCTCTTGATTatcgccatctccaacaaGGCACCAAGTATTTCAACAGTATCTATTACATCATACTTAATAACTACTATTCAGAACAAATCGGTAGATTTCGGGTAGATAGTTTCCTCTTTCATACACATTCACCAATACCAAGCCAGATCTCTCATTGAATCGTATTCATCTCCTACCCGGTAACCGCTTCTGCATACCTCAACAAGCACTCGCCAAATAGCGAGAGCGAATGAACGTCCGCAATATACGCACGCCGATACAGACAACACTGGGATTGGACAGATGGAAAACGCATGCTGATAACGACGGTGAGGATCTCTGCCTCTCCTAAATCGATATCTGATAGCACCGTGCCTTTATCTGCAGGGGGAGAGCATCATGCATACCTAGTGCAGTCCTccaaactctttttttttttttttttttttttttttttttttttttttgttgtgaACAGGACACTCATCATTAAGAATGGCTTGTTATATTCCCAAATTACTTCTGTCTATACAGAATCGAAGCATTGAGGCTCGTAGATTTACCCCGATATATGCCTTTTTCGCAAAAGACTGTTACCATCACTCCATCTCATTATAGCGGCCCAACATCACGCGGCAAACCGCCTGTGGCAACATCCAACATGCACAGCTCACTCAGTCTTGGCTGCATGTACGTCCTAACCCCGTCCCAGGTTACCACCAACATTACTTCCCATCACATGTACATATACTCTGTCGCCAAAACCATGCATCCTGTCTGCCGTTCTCCGCCAGCCGTAAGCCAAACCGCAGATGTTAGCTGCATAGATGGCTTTCATTTGGCATCCAATATCCACTTCGACTTACACCAAGCACCCATGCTCGGTCAATCTACCACTTGGAGCCACAGGAACACCTGGCGACGATAAGGCCCGTGGCCAATATTTTACATTAGCTCGCCCTTCTCAGATCAAGACACCCACAAACTTTATCATGTCACTACTACTTAAACTGCCCATTGGGCAAAGTATCTGGTTTGACGTGTCTTGAAGCCACCAAGAAGATGCACAAAAACGGGCGCTACAGCCCGCGCCGGCAGCATAATGCTACCCAACGATATCAGCTTATATCCATGTATGCATCATGGCAAAACCCAAAAAAGAGTCACAAGGTGTCCCGGTGAGTCAGTGAGTCGAATGAATCCTTTACCGCCAGACGGGAAAAGTCAATGGTACACACGCCACCCGCTCGAAAGCTTCCGTCTTTCTTCCCATGGTATCAAATGCGGGGGTAGAAAGAACGAGCATGAGGTAAATAGAACTTTATATATAGTGTATAGGTGCACTTGGAGTTGGGCAATTATTGCATGAAACAAGATGATAAACGATGGATTCGCAAAGTAATCTACACACAATAAAAAACACTTCGAGGAAGTCAACCAAGTCTTCTCAATGAAGCATCAATAAATCACCCAGTTTCTTTGATGCATATATACTCAAACAATTTTTTCATTCAACAACTATTGGTCTAGTGGCGCAATGGCAGCGCGTTGCTTTCCGGTGGCAAAGGTTCCAGGTTCGAGTCCTGGCTAGATCGGACTAGACTCAAacgtttattttttttccttttttgtttacttgctttttgtttgttcGATCACTTGTGAGATCTGATCCTACTTGAATAACCACCAACCCTTGctagcttttttcttccttcttttttggggCTTCACATCCCTGTCAGTTCGTCGCCTAACAATGTCA encodes:
- a CDS encoding uncharacterized protein (TransMembrane:4 (i21-42o54-75i132-154o174-194i)), which translates into the protein MAWELNRRRFFRAVNSKFIYGRLPLLHTIIFIIEMAFVARLTARFNAYYEARPLMTMMVTNAILGGIADTVAQTITSVRQRALRKPGGITKDDNIAIEIHELDEKNPFSDRELIPDSKSLPPPFDFERLTRFMAYGFCMAPVQFRWFKFLSSVFPITKTSAFGPAMKRVAFDQLIFAPFGVGVFFTAITLAEGGGRRGVAHKLRDMYVPTLKANYVLWPAVQVINFRLMPVQFQLPFVSTVGIAWTAYLSLTNAAD